From Chlorocebus sabaeus isolate Y175 chromosome 15, mChlSab1.0.hap1, whole genome shotgun sequence, the proteins below share one genomic window:
- the LOC119620734 gene encoding LOW QUALITY PROTEIN: destrin (The sequence of the model RefSeq protein was modified relative to this genomic sequence to represent the inferred CDS: inserted 3 bases in 2 codons), with product MDPGAQVADEVCHIFHDMKVHKCCIPEEIRKRKKTVIFCLSADKKCIIVEEGKEILAGDTGVTITGPFKHFVGMLPEKDCCYALYDASFETKKXSKEYCLFLWAPELPPLKSKMIYTNSKDGIKKKFQANEPEDLNWVCVXMGGYLIAAFEGSSV from the exons ATGGACCCAGGAGCGCAAGTTGCTGATGAAGTATGTCACATTTTTCATGACATGAAAGTTCATAAATGCTGCATACCAGaagaaatcaggaaaagaaagaagactgtCATTTTTTGTCTCAGTGCAGACAAAAAGTGCATCATTGTAGAAGAGGGCAAAGAGATCTTGGCTGGAGATACTGGTGTAACCATAACCGGTCCTTTCAAGCACTTTGTGGGAATGCTTCCTGAAAAAGATTGCTGCTATGCTTTATATGATGCaagctttgaaacaaagaa ttcaaaagagtattgtttgtttttgtgggcACCAGAACTACCACCTCTGAAAAGTAAAATGATCTACACAAACTCTAAGGAtggaatcaaaaagaaatttcaagCAAATGAACCAGAAGATCTCAATTGGGTTTGTG AGATGGGTGGGTACTTGATTGCAGCTTTTGAAGGATCCTCTGTGTAG